In Vicingus serpentipes, the following are encoded in one genomic region:
- a CDS encoding LytR/AlgR family response regulator transcription factor produces the protein MEKIRAIIIDDEFFARENLLMLLNEFCPEVEVVGMGQNVEEARILLADQKPDAVFLDIRMPSGEEGLELLEDVKTGNFQIVFVTAFKDYAIKAFNVNSIHYILKPIDIEDLKDAVDKLKHYKTIFKQDNSNLQTYIESLKNFSENIHYQSESNKITITHLKGIKIIEDSSIMYLEGEGNCTNLHFNDTTNFFDTRTLKIYDEILNPNKFYRIHKKYIINLNQLTDYIHQDGYFAKLKNGEMLPVARARVTDFINKIKSL, from the coding sequence GTGGAGAAAATCAGAGCCATTATTATTGATGACGAATTTTTTGCTCGCGAAAACTTATTAATGTTATTAAATGAGTTTTGTCCTGAAGTTGAGGTTGTCGGTATGGGGCAAAATGTAGAAGAAGCAAGGATTCTTTTAGCAGATCAAAAACCAGATGCTGTATTTTTAGATATCAGAATGCCAAGTGGAGAGGAAGGTTTAGAATTGTTGGAAGATGTGAAAACAGGAAATTTTCAAATTGTTTTTGTTACTGCATTTAAGGATTATGCAATTAAAGCTTTTAATGTAAACTCGATTCACTACATTCTAAAACCAATAGATATTGAAGACTTAAAAGATGCAGTAGATAAATTAAAGCACTATAAAACCATCTTTAAACAAGATAATAGTAATCTTCAAACTTATATAGAATCTTTAAAGAATTTTTCTGAAAATATTCATTACCAAAGTGAATCAAATAAAATTACTATTACCCATTTAAAAGGGATAAAAATTATAGAAGACTCTTCAATAATGTATTTAGAAGGAGAAGGGAATTGCACGAATTTACATTTTAATGATACTACCAATTTTTTCGATACACGAACTTTAAAAATTTATGATGAGATATTAAATCCAAATAAATTTTATCGAATTCATAAAAAATACATAATCAACTTAAATCAGTTAACAGATTATATTCATCAAGATGGGTATTTTGCTAAATTGAAAAACGGAGAAATGTTGCCTGTTGCTCGTGCAAGAGTTACCGATTTTATAAATAAAATTAAATCACTTTAA